acagctctccaaggtgtgatcactccttcttagatgcagactaatgagcagatctgatttgatgcaggtgttagttttggggatgaaaattttacagggtgattccataatttattcctcagaattgagtgagtccatatttttttccctctgcttggtctaaaaaagtaaccgttactaactgccacaattatttttcctgatttcttatagtgtttcttaaagccagaaagttgccatttgaaatgactttagtttagtgtcatgtctgtgatctgctttttttctacaaaattaaacaactgaatgaacatcctccgaggccggtgattccataattattgccagagattgtatacacatacacacacacgtatgcatatatatatatattttttttttttttttttccttttcctttttttctacacgcaataccccataataataatgtgaaaaaagatgtttctacagcttaattggagtccacctggggtaaattcatttggaaagacacacacctgtctacatataatgttgacagagttgacagtcagagcacaaaccaagcatgaagtcaaaggaactgtctgtagacctccgagacaatgaggcacaaatctggggaagggtacagaaacatttctgatgctttgaaggtcccaatgagcacagtggcttccataatCTATTAATGgaataagttcagatccaccaggactcttcctagagctggccgctcgtctaaactgagcgatcgggggagaaggaccttagtcagggaggtgaccaagaacctgatggtcactctgtcagagctccagcattcctctgtggagagaggagaaccttccagaaggacaaccatctcagcagcaatccaccaatcaggcctgtatggtagagtgtccagacagaagccactccttagtaaaaggcacatggcagcccacctggagtttgacaaaaggcacctgaaggactctcagaccaggagaaacaaaattctctggtctgatgagacaaagattgaactctttggtgtcatgtttggaggaaaccaggcaccatctctacagtgaagcatggtggtggcagcatcatgctgtggggatgtttttcagcagcaggaactgagagactagtcaggattgctccccatccaacctgatggagcttgagaggtgctgcaaagagaaatggaccaaactgcccaaagataggtgcaccaagcttgtgacatcatattaaagaagacttgaggctggaattgctgccaaatgtgcatcaacaaagtattgagcaaaggctgtgaatacttatggacatgtgatctctttttttttttttttttttaataaatttgcaaaaatttccaaataacctttttcatgttgtcattatggagtgttgtgtgtagaattttgaggaaaaaaatgaatttcatccattttggaataaggctgtaacataaaaaattggaagaagtgaagagctgtgaatactttccagatgcaccgtaaatGTTGTCTTCTAGACTTCTCCCTCAGAGTTTCATGTTATGTTTAAatccaggtaaaaaaaaaaaaaaaaaatcataaaacgtCTTTATTTTGAAGTGTCAAATGATACCTCCTAACTACAGATTTTAGTCGAGTGTTAATGTTTAGCAACACTCAacacagacattttaaaaacaaataatgacaTAGGACTGTAAAATGGTGAAATATTTCATAACACCCACTCATTTGAAACTTTTTTTGTGAAAAGAATTTTTAAATGCTCAATTAATTAATCACCACATTCACACTTGTCATACAGTAAACACTGTGTTTATAGCTGTGATACTGTGTTTTTTATACTGTATACTGCTGAGAAAAAATAACCCTGCAGTGTTTTTGTGATAAATTGGTATTTGTCAATGATCTTGATCATTTAGAGTCATCAATCCACCCCTCCCACGTTTACAGGTGCTCATCTGTCATAAATCAGTCctgccacccactccaccctgcctgcccgCTCGTTTTCATCTCTCTACCACAGTCTCTGTTTCTTTAAACAGTTGACCCCAGTGTCCCTCTTTGCCACCTCAACTACTTGTAACCTCAATATTCACTGCGATTCCCCTCATTCATGCACATCTGCTCTGTTAtgctccaactgactttcattccctttctctccagtGCCTACCCCACCTGTGTAGTCTCACTTCATCCTGCTTCCTACTTGCACTGTAGGTCATAATGTGATCCGCCAACATCATAATCCCAGCAGACTCTTGTCTGAGCTCATCTATCAACTGGTCCATCACCAGTACAACCAAGAacaggctcagagctgatccttcatGCGATTCCACCTCCACATTGAACCCATCCGTCATTGCTACCACCTGTCTCAGCACTGTCACACACGCATACATATCCTGCATCATcctcatacttctctgccactcccaacttcctcatataataccataataccacaactcttctcttggcaccataTCACAAGCTTTCAACAAACACACAACCTTCACACCTTCTCACTTCATCTATACTTCTCCATTAGCAGTCTGAGAACAAACACTCTATCATGCTCTTCATCACCTCTCTTCTAAGCCTATCTTCCactactcttttccataacttcttgctgtggctgatcagctttatgcctcagaACCAGGACGTTTCTTCTCCACTCCACAGGCACCCCTTTCACTTGGGTTCAAaaatccactgccatctctcctaaacatttgcATACTTCCACTGGCatgccatctggaccaactgcctttccagtcTTCACCCTGTCATAGCTGTCTTCACTTCATCATTCGATACTGTCAATCTTCACCCTCTACTGATGCCAACTTAGTCTCTTTTCAGGTTGCATCTCCTGCATAGGATACAGTCTATCTGTGTGTACCTTCTTCTGCTTAAAAtatggtattcaccacagccatttcgaTCCTTTTTGTAAAATCCACTGCCACCTGTATGTCCACATTCTTCTCCTTAGCACTGTACCTCATCATCATGTCTTCCTCACCTCTGTTTCCTTCACCAGCGTACCCATTGACATCTCCTTCCACACCCACTCGTATGTTGAGCTCTTTGGAAGCAGCTGTGTTATTTATTCCGATAATTCATCAGATCTTCTTTTACCATTTGGTGATTTCAcagttattttgtgtgtgtgtgtgtgtgtgtgtgtgtgtgtgtgtgtgtgtgtgtgtgtgtgtgtgtgtgtgtgtgtgtgtgtttgaggtgATACATTGGCCACTGTAGGTCCCACAAGAAGTCACATCATCACCATGTTTGCAGCCATGCCCATATTGCCAGGCCACATAGATAAAATCTGCATAATCCCAAGCGTGACTGCCCACTAATGGTACTGGTATTTGTTACAGACTGTGGCTGCAACAATAAATGATAAATACCATAATATGTCCATCTACTAAATACAGAGTTAAAAAGTTGAAAAATataagtattgtaccttttaaaGTGTTTCCATTGATAAGAGCTATTAGAGGGATATTTCCAGGTTCCACACACTGCAGCAACCACATGACACATGGAAGAAGAATCCAGATCCGTTAAAATGGCAGTATTGGACATGGACAAAGAACAGTTAGTCAGTTATTGTCACGTAGCACCAAACAGACTGAAAACATCCTGTTTCTATCAAATCATTCAAAATCCTGACAGCAAGAGAATTAACTGTTAAAACAGTATGTCAGATCATCATCACAGAAATATCCAACATCACTGCACTACTTATAGTTTAAACAGCATAAGAACCAGTTTTTAAGAACGTTTTCTCTTtatttacacttaaaaaaaaaaaccacagtgTTGGAATTTTAGCTTCTTAATTTCACAGCGGCATCAAGAAAGCTGAAAGACAAATGAAAACCCCAAGAAAAAGAAATTCAACAAACACTGcccaaaataaagaaaaatggaagttatttaaattttaaaaatttgtaaaaacattttaaaaataaagaatgaggTTTCCACACTGTATAGGAATATATCACCATCATGATGCATGTCTCTGTGTAACTATCCTCCTGtactgtgcgccaatagcatttcttgtatattcgttttgtgaattgtttctgtaatttatgtctgtatcatggcccaagcagaggctcacccctttgagtctggtctgcttgaggtttcttcctcagagggagtttttccttaccactgttgctctgggggttggtaaggttgtgatttggcactatataaatgaaaataaactgaaattaaattgaaattgaaaactacTGTAGAAGGGTTACGATTGAGTGCATACTGCCAAAAATACTTCATTTGCATATTAAAAACATCTTTAATAGAATGTCCTGATTCCTCACACCAAAATTTAACATTACCGGTCCAGGACAGAGTCAATGAATAAAAGGGATGACTTTTGTGTTTTAAAATGCCCTGATGGCGGCTCTTTACCTGAAATAGTTTCTTTCCCAGGTCCAAGCCAATTTTCTGACCAACGTAAATTAAACTTGATTCATGAGTTTGAAATAATCCTACTAAcaatcccaaaaaaaaaaaaaaaacagatatagtccaaaaaacaaactaacaaaaacaCACCTTCCTAATGGAGGTCATTAGAAATTTTACAGGACAGTTTAGATTAAGTCATCAAACTGGCCCATCAGCTGTAAATGTTCTTTGGAGGTTGGAGGAGAAAAAGAACAAAGTAGGTCGAGAAGCACCGACTGATAACTTTTGAGATCAATTAAAGATTTGTTTTCAAGTCTAAaaccagtgaaaccccggcctgcGTGGACCCGGCCCTCCCAGTACTCACCAGTACAAATAGTAGAAGAAGGAGAGGACGAAGAAGGACAGCTTGCACCAGGCCTCCTTCAGGCAGAACTTGAGTGTGTCTCCGTTCATCACGGATGCCGGGTCGTACAACAGCTCCTTGGTGTCTGTTGGGCTGTGGAAGTACCTACCGCAAAGGGCAAAGACCACACAGCGGGTAGTTGACCCGTTCCACACCCGAGGGAGTGGGGGAAGGATGAAGGAGGTGATGGGGAGGGGGGGCACAGGGAAGGAGATGGTACGGAAAAAGATGGCAGGATGAGTTACGTGGACAGTATCATGCAGCAGACGTGGTGCGACATTAAGAACCCCGTAAGGAGTGACTGGTTTGAATTATCTTCTGGTGCACTCAAGGTCCTGCCAAGATAATCCAaggatgagcaaatatttgaatgaATATTCAAATATATTTCACTGGGATGCACCAACGCCAGTATTTTATCTAAACCAatgtggtccccccccccccccccagtaacatCTTTATTAGATAATAACACAaagtttgtttattttcttgaaTTTCTGAACAGTTCAGTGATACTGATGAGTCTGACCAGGACTGAACATTTGACTGATGTGACAGATGGTTTCAAAAAGATACAAACAGATTTCACTGACTTTTTATGTCAGGAATTAGACCAGGCCTTTAATCTGGTCTCAACTCAGGACGATTGATTGTTTGTACATGAATCAATAGCCAACCTCTGCTACTTGACAAGGATGATGGAGGTTATGGAATGACCTCAGGATGTGGTGGGTTGACACATTTCCCTGATTATCTCTTTTGAGAAACACTGTACAACTTTTCCTTTCATCTCTTTCTGTATCATTctggccttatgacatcacaaaattCGGAGATAAAAGTCAGAATTATGCTGGCTGTCCTTTGTCCTTTGATTTGTAAATCTGGTTTCTTTAATCGCCCTCGGCAGGATGTAAACTCTGCAGGGCATCACGTTCTATCCCTGAACACCTTATCAGTCCCCCGTCTCTCCTCTGAATCACCTTGTCAACATTACAGCCCCCCCCTCCCTCTCTGCCTCGCTCTCAGCATCACTCCCTCCACAGCACTCCTCTGCCTTTCCTTGTCGTCTCATCTCAGCTGTGGAAGAAGCAGCATCTGTAGCCGGTGGGCATTGGGCACAGGCTCCAATTAATGAGACAGCAAAGATGTTTTTCTCTCCTCGGTTCTCCTCTCGTGTCCATCTGGAACTTCAAACAGCAGAGCTCATGCAATGATGCCGCGGCATTCCAGCCCACCGTGACTTCACATCAAACCCGTCaccacaaaaagaaaaacaaatcccTTCACTGCTTCTCCATAAAGCTGCTGAGTGCAGAAACAGATTTATGTGCATGCGTAGATGTTATCCAGCTTTGAGGGCTGTGCGGAGGTTAGGAACGAGCCCTCTGTCTCTCCACCTGTCCATTAGCTTCTCCACAGGCGTTACGGACTGTGCCGCTGCCACTTAGGGACCGGCAACGCAATTTAATCTCGACCATCAAACTGAATAGGATGGGCGGGCTTCAGGGTGAAGTGGTGACTTCTTGCAGGATCTGCCACAGTGCTACCGTGCTGATCGAAACCTCGTCCATAAATTACAAAAAACATCACAACTGGAAGACTCCATCCTTAAATCGTGAACAGGTGAAACCATTAGCAGGATAAAATATTTACTCCCAAGTTTAACAAGAGAGTGTGAAGGGCTAGTCTACGAACCACCAGAGTCATAAAACCTTTATTTTCTCACATAGCTAGTTAATATGACACCCTCCATCACTGTGCACGTTTTTCTTCCATGACCACATGCTCAGCAACAGCTGGACAGTTTGCAAATTGGATGTCAATGTAAATTCTTGAGTCCACAGTTGAAGCTGAGCaacagttttcacacactgctacAGAACACTCAGATAATCCAAAACGCCAACCAACTTCTAGCAGTGTCAGAAATGTGTCCATTAATCTGGCGGTGCAGCTGGTGCAATGTTTCTAACCTGGAGCTGTGTGCTTAAATAACCCGTCCAATTATGTCTTCTAGACACACTTGGGGAGGACTAAGTCTTAGGAACAAACAAAGTTAGAAATCCAAGCATAAACCTGGGAGGGGTCGTATAGTTACCTCCATGTGTTGTAGAAGAGCAGGGGGATGTTGAGGCCAACGGTTAGCCACTCCTGGGCACACAGGAACATGACGCAGAAGAGTCCATGGATGGAGTACTCTGGCAGCACCAACTTCCAACAGGACAGACGGACGCAGGAAGAAGAGAGGGAGGTGAAAATAATCCCGATTATTACGGATTGAAAGCAAACGAACGTCAGAACACATTAAATCATCACCACCTTAAAACGCCATCCAGGAGCTTCAGCAGTCACAGTGTGTATTTATATTACACATGACGTAAGCGTCCGAAACAGAGGTAGCTAGCACAAAACAcacaaggtgatggtctagtggttaaggtgttgggct
The sequence above is drawn from the Thalassophryne amazonica chromosome 21, fThaAma1.1, whole genome shotgun sequence genome and encodes:
- the cnih3 gene encoding protein cornichon homolog 3 isoform X3; the encoded protein is MMFTFAAFCYMLSLVLCVSLIFFAIWHITAFDELQADFKVPIDQGNPLHARERLRNIERICNLLRKLVLPEYSIHGLFCVMFLCAQEWLTVGLNIPLLFYNTWRYFHSPTDTKELLYDPASVMNGDTLKFCLKEAWCKLSFFVLSFFYYLYCVWNLEISL
- the cnih3 gene encoding protein cornichon homolog 3 isoform X1, which codes for MMFTFAAFCYMLSLVLCVSLIFFAIWHITAFDELQADFKVPIDQGNPLHARERLRNIERICNLLRKLVLPEYSIHGLFCVMFLCAQEWLTVGLNIPLLFYNTWSRYFHSPTDTKELLYDPASVMNGDTLKFCLKEAWCKLSFFVLSFFYYLYCVWNLEISL
- the cnih3 gene encoding protein cornichon homolog 3 isoform X2, yielding MMFTFAAFCYMLSLVLCVSLIFFAIWHITAFDELQADFKVPIDQGNPLHARERLRNIERICNLLRKLVLPEYSIHGLFCVMFLCAQEWLTVGLNIPLLFYNTWSRYFHSPTDTKELLYDPASVMNGDTLKFCLKEAWCKLSFFVLSFFYYLYCMIYSLVTS